The nucleotide window GCGACGCAACCCGAGATGACAGTCCAGCAGACGCGTACGATCGATCTCCCGGAATCGACCAAGGGCGTGGACCTGGGTATTCGCTTCCGAGTGGAGGGCTTCAAGTTTGGCACCAATGCCGCCGGGGGGCCTGTCTTCAGCAAGGACATGCACTTCAACTACCAGTTCCTCGATGCCGAGGGGAACCGGGTACCCAAATCCGGAGGAGGCTTCGTTCTCGACTCTCATGCGAAGGAATGGACGGATGTGAATCGCCGGGCCATGGTCCCCGAGGGTGCGAAGAAGCTCAAAATCATCGTCATCCTCAACAAGCTCACCGCCGGCACACTGGAAGTGGCCCGCATCACCGCGACCGAAGCACCGGAGGCTGAGATAAATGCCATCAAGGAAGCAAAAGCCGCAGCCGTCCAAAAGGCGGTGGAAGACGAGGCGGCAATCCCTGGAATCCTTGCCCTGCCCACCAAAACCGAGCCCTTGAAGGTCGAGGGCAACCGGCTGGTCACGCCCGAGGGCAGGCAGGTGTTGCTTCAAGGCGTCAATGTCCCGAGCCTCGAGTGGTCGGAGAAAGGCGAGCGCATCCTCCTCTCGATCAAGGTCGCCATCGATGACTGGAAGGCCAATGTGGTGCGTCTCCCGGTTCACGATGACTTCTGGTTTGGCCGAGGCAAGGGAGCGAAGGCCAAACCGAATGATGCCGAGGCCTATCGCAAAATCGTGGACGATGCCGTCAAACTCGCTGCAGCGCGTGGTGCCTACATCATTCTGGACCTCCATCGTTATCACGCCGCCCCGGAGAGCGCAGTCGACTTTTGGAAGGATGCGGCCTCCCGCTACAAGGACAATCCTGCCGTTCTTTTCGACATCTACAACGAGCCCACCAACATCAGCTGGGAAATCTGGCGCAATGGCGGCGACGTGACGGTAAAAGGCAAAGGCGGCGCGCCCGATACCACGTTCAAATCCCCCGGCATGCAGGGTTTGGTCGATGCCATCCGCTCGACCGGAGCAAAGAACATCATCATCGCAGGCGGCATCAACTACGCCTATGACCTGACCGGAGTGCTCAACGGCTTCGCCCTTGATGACAAGGGCGGCAACGGCCTCATGTACGCCACCCATTTTTACAACTGGCACAAGGACTGGGAAAACCGCTTTCTCAAGGTCGCGGAGAAATATCCGGTACTGGTCGGAGAATTCGGCGCGGATGTCAAAAAGATGCCTTTCATACCGGCCAAGAACCAGGAAGACCCCGCCACCTGGGTGCCCGACGCCCTCGCCATGGTCCAGAAGTACAACCTGAACTGGACAGCGTTCTCGCTGCATCCCAAGGCGACACCGGTTTTGATCTCGGACTGGGACTACACCCCTACTTCATTCTGGGGCGTCCATGTGAAAGACGCCCTCTCGGGGAAAAAATTCGAACTCGGTAGATTGCGCTAGCTACGCATTCGTATTGCCACTTCCCGCCATCCCCTCACCCTTGGAGGCCGGGTTTCTGGACTTCCGCTTGGCTGTCTTTTTCTGTTTCCGGGAGTTTGCCACACTCAGGGCAAGCTCGTGCTCCAGCTCGGTCATCTTGTCGACGAAGGCATGCTCGACGTCGATTCCCAAGCGGTTGGAAAGGGAGAATATCCACCAGAGGCATTCGGCCAGCTTGACCTCGAGCTGCTTGCGTACGTCGTCCGGAGCCATCCAGCGGCCCTCTGCGCCCATGACGAGACGTCCAAGCTCACCCACGTCGCTCTGCAACCCCACGACATCCTCCTGTTTGGACCAGCGGGAGCCGTGGTGCACTTCTTCGAGCTGATGGTACAGCTGGCGAACTCGCGAAGCTTGCATCGCGGCCTGGGCCAGCCCGACATGGATGGGGGTATTAGACATAGTCAGTTCTCTTTTTCTCCGCTCGTGTAGGCATCGAGACGGAGCACATGAGGGTGTGAGTAGGTTTTACGGATGAGGTCGACCGGATTGGTGTCCGCGCGAGTGATGTAGTCATCCCAGACGAGAAACCAGAGCCACCCAGCGTCTTCCGCGACCAGCGCGTCAGGATCGGGCATCGCGCCAACCTCTGTAAGCGCGATCATTTTGCGACCCCGGTAGAGCTGGCGCAGATTGTCAAAGACCGCGAGGTAGGTCCCACGCACGCCAGCAGGGGCATACAGATCGGCGCCCACGATATCCACACAGTCGTCACCGGGATACCACTGCTCCGCCACCGGGCTGTCCGTGGTCGTCCAAACCCACAGCAGGTTGTCGAGATGATGGACCTTGGTAAACCTCTCATACATGAGCCGGTAAAGACGCTTCGTGACTTCCGGCCCCTTGGCGCCCCACCAGAACCACCTGCCCTCGGCCTCATGCAATGGTCGCCAGAGAACAGGTACACGAGCATCACGCAGCACCTTGAGCTGATCCGCTATGCCGTCCATATCCTTGATCACCGCCTGATATTCCGGCGACCCCTCATCCATGACCTTGCCAGCATCAAAAGTCGTCTGGTTGGTTGAGTAACTGCGCCAGACCTCATTCTGCGCACCGAACGGCGAAAACCAATGCCAGGAAAAGGAAACGATACCGCCTTTCGACGCCCATTCGCGGGCCTTCTCGATCTGGCCGTCAGGTCGTCCATAAGCACTGGAGGAGTTCAGCAGATCAAATCCCACAACCACCGGCACATACCCGGGCGCGATCGATGCAAGATAAGCTCTGCGTTCGCCCTTTTCGTCCTGCTGACCTGCCAGCACGTACTTCCCAAACCTCTGGCGCAATCGGGAATACAACTCTCTGGCCTCGGCTGAGGCATTGGGATTCACGGGATGATCGGCGACCTGAAACGGCATAGGAGCCGGAGCGGGGGAAACCTCGACGGCATCGGCCAGGATGTACCCCCAGTCGGTTCCGAGCGTCACCGTGTTTTCCCCTTTGCGCAAGGCCACCCGGCCAACCGTGATCCACTGGAACCCCTCGGTCTTCGGATAAAAGCCATTTCGCTGGATAGACCCGTTCACCAGCACGGGATTCATTTTTTCCTCTGGAGCTGCGTAGCGAATGCGCAGGGTGTAGAACCCCGCCTCCGGCGTCTCCACCGGGATGTCGACCGCGTCGCCCGGCTTTGCAAATCCTCCGATGTATCCGTTGCCGGAAAACCCGGGTGTTTCACTGCTCTTGACCGCTCCACCGTGGAGGCGCCCCTCCTCCGCCTCGACCACGATAGCCTCGGCAAATGCCGCCGACGCCATCTGGCCAGATAGAACCAGAAGCGCCGCTACCGGCCACCGGGGGAAGTCAAATGAATCGGGCCACCGCACGACGGGACTCTATCTCGTCGTAGCGACACGCTGAAAGCACGATTACCGGACAGAAACCGCCTGAATCGACGCCAACCCTGATCAACAAAGGGCCTGCAGGCTTAGAGGTGGGCGACATTTTTCACGATAACATACAGCTCAACGCGAATAACGTTGGTATGGCTCAACCGCCAGCAACCACACTTTGGCGATCTGGCCGGCAACGGCCAGAGGCGGCGTAATTCTCATGGGTTATTCCCGTCCCGCGCGATGCAAAAGCATTCGCCATTTCGCGGAAGTGATTGCTCCCGGGGCGGATTTTGGAAAGATCGGTATATCCTGATGCGCTCGCTCGTTTGCTGGACAATCTGTGCGTTCCTGTTCGCAATGGCGCAGCCCGCCCGGGCTTCAAAGTCGCCCCGCGAGCTCGCATTGCGTGCGCTGGAGGCACAGCGAACGGAGGACGACCGCCGATTGACCACACTCACCGTGCCCGACCCTGCGCCCGGCTGTCTCCCGAATGGAGCCGAGATCTTTGTTGTGAGCGGGTATATCAATTATCGGTGCGTGCGTCTGTTCATGCAGGAAGGGAATGCCCTCCTTCAGAGAATCACGACGACACGAAGCTGGTTTTACTCCCCTGAGGAATCCTATGTGACCGAGGAATGGGAACTCCCTCCCACCGAGTTTGCCGCCGTCTGGGAGGCTGCCCGGCTGATCAGTCAATCCACCGCCGTCAGAAAAAAACCAGCCAGGCCGAAGGATCCTGACGGAAAGTTCGTGAGCGACCGTCGGATGGTCTCCATGAGCAGCCACGAACCCACTTATTACGTCCGGGTCTGGTCGGCATCGCGGCTCTGGTGGGACCACGGGTTCCGGGGAATGTCCGCATCTGATAAGGTCCAGGATTTCGAAAAGGTGCAGACCCGGGCGATGACATCACTCATCGAAACCGCGTTTCCCGAAGGGACGCCGGGCAAGCCATTCGCCCTATCCGCATGGGGCCCCTTCCTTGCAAAGCAACTGGAAGGGAGCGCAGTCGCGTTGCAGGGCCTCCCTCAACATCTGACGGCGGCAAATACGATCACCATCGACTGCTCACTCCGTTTGCTGGGCCAGATGGGTTACGAGCCAGCCCGTCCCATCATCAAGGCAGTCGCGGAGGATGCCGAAAAATCCCCGTCCGCGGCATACTGGAAGGAATCCGTTCTCCGCGAATGCGGCTATGCTTTGCGAAAAATCGCCATTCAGGAACGGTTCGATGGCGAGGAAGTCGACCGTCTCATTCACAGTTACGGCCGCAGGCTCAATCCCGACAATGACATGGTGCAGTGGCTTCGGAATCAATACTTCGCAAAAAACCCTGAGGCGTATTTTTCCATACTCTCCCGTGACCTGACCGCAAAAAACACTCCTGAGGTAGTGCTGTTGGAAAGTATCAAGGAGGTGCAGGACCGCTACCCGAGCGCAGGTGGACCATTGCTCGCTGGAGTCCTGGATCACCCCTCGACAGAGGTCTCGGTCCATGCCGCCATGGCCCTGCTAAAATCCTCTCCGGATGATGCAGCGTCGCTACAGGCACTCACCCGGGCGGCGAGCGATCCACGCGCCACGATTCCCAACGACGCGCGTTCATTCTCCGACTTCGGACGCGAAATCGCTCTGGATTATCTTTCCTCGAGGAAAAACCGTATTCCGCCCCAGTATCGGTGGGATTCCGCACGAATCGATCAGCAACTGGCCTTGCCTTGGGAGGACGGTCGCATGATCAACCGACTCATCTCCGCGCGAGTGTGCCTCGAAAATAAACAGTTTTCCGACAGGGACCAGATTACGGCCTATCGCAAGGCTCTGGCGGAACCCTACACCATGGGGACGGCAGAAGCCTGTGAGGAGTTAATCAAGCTCGACGACAGGGCCTCAGCCGACCGCATCAAAGAAGTGCTGTCAGCCCTGCGTGCCGGATGCAACAAAGGCTTCCGCTGGGAGGAAGACCGGGATGCCCGATATCCATGGATTGGAAAGGCTGATCTCACCACGATCGAGGAGTCGTTGCCGAAGATTCTCCACTAAGATTTTCCCACCGGATCAGCGCTGTCCGCCGCTGGCCTGATTCTGCCGTAGGGAAGCCGTTTTTCGGCAAGGAATAGAATCCTCCGCCATGAAGGCGCGCGAACACCACTGAGCACCTTCCATAGCCATGCCAGCAAAATCCAAAAAACAACAGATGGCCGCAGGCGCCGCCCTGTCGGCAAAACGCGGAGAGCGTAAGAAAACATCGCTCAAGGGAGCTTCCAAAGAAATGGAGAAATCCATGTCCGAAGGAGAGCTGCGCGATCTTGCCAAAACCGACCGCAAGAAGCTTCCGACCAAGAAGTGAACCATACACCGCCGGAGAGCAAGTCAATACAAAAGCAGATTGTCCTTCTGTACACCCCTCCCCGGGAAGCTTCCAGCTATTCCCTGATTCCATCCTCAGGCCAGGGAGCATCCAATCCATCCGGTCTTCAGCCAACGATTCCCAGCTATGAATACACAACACTGCATCGAAGTCTGCAATCGACTGCTCCGGGGTGAACAATCCGCTGTCGACGCCTATACAAAGGCCATCTCGACTCTGGAAAAGGACCACACCGTTCCTGTTGAACTCATTGCGATCCAAAAGGACCATGAGGAAGCCGTTTCGATGCTTGCCGAGAATGTTCGCTCCATGGGAGGCACTCCCTCCACCGATGCCGGTGCCTGGGGAGCGTTCACCAGTTTTGTGCAGGGCACCGCAAACCTGATGGGAGACAAGTCCGCGCTTACGAGTCTCCGGGCTGGGGAAACCGCCGGAAAAATGGACTACGAAGCCGCGGTTCAGGACGAAGGCGTCATGTCGTCGTGCAAGGAACTGATCCTCACGGAACTCCTCCCCACCACGGAACGACACATCGCATCACTGGATACCTTGAGGATCTAGGTTTTCCCGCCCCGGGGATAAGTCATTTTGCGCCTTCCTTGATCAACCACTCAAGGAAGGTCTGGAGGAATGATGTCTTTTCTCCGTCAAACGGTGTCAGCGCGACATAGCCTGTTCGCGTGACGGTGATTTCTTTGAAAGGGGTCAAAAGATGCCCGGCGTCTATGTCGGCCTGCAATACCGGCAGAGGACCGATCCCGATCCCCAAGCCGTCGACGACTGCCTGTCGTGTGATAAAGAAGTGATCAAAGACTCGGCGGGCTTGGTCCGGGCTGGGTGCGACCTTGGCATGTTCCAGCCAGTCGGTCCAATCCCCAGGGCGGGTTTCACTAGCCAAAAGAACGTGTCTGGCGACATCCACGGGACAGCGAAGAGGTAAGCGGTCGTACAATCCGGGACTGATGATGAGCGTGTCGCGTTCATCAAGAAAATGCACTGCGCGATATTGCGGCCACATTGCCGCTTCCGCAAGTCCCCGGCGAATGGCCACATCAAATCCCCCGCGCAACTCATCGTGGAGGGTCGTCGCCGAGGTGATCACTACCTCGATATCGGGTTGTTCAGCATGAAATAAATCCAACTTGGGAATCAACCACCGCATGGCAAACGTCGTCGGTGCATTGACACGCAGAAGACGACGCACCGCAGGACGACCACAGGCCTCGGCGGCCAGACTCATACGGTCAAAGGAACGGCTGACTTCCGCAGCAAAAGCGCGAGCCGCCGGGGTTGCGGCCATGCGTCGGCCTATTCGGACAAACAGGCGCTGCCCCAGCCATTCTTCGAGCATCTTTATCTGTCGACTGACTGCCCCGTGCGTTAGTCCCAGCTCTTTTCCTGCCTCGGCGTAGCTGCTTGTCCGTGCAGCCACCTCGAAAATGCGCAAGGTGTTGAGAGGGGGCATATCGCGCATAAACCGTGAGAAAAACTGTCGGGTATGGTGAAAAGTTCAAGTCTATTCAAGAAATACTCACTGATATAGGTTTCGCGCGCACATGAAGATCACCCATCTGAAAAATACTCTGATCACGATGACCGCACTGGCATTGGCGCAAAGCACCGCAATCGCACGAAACGAAGATGGCTCGAATCCGGATCTTGGGCAGAGATCCCTGTCGACGGAGTCCGAACCAAAGATCGTGGTGATCGGTGGCTCGACAGGTTTTGGAATCTCCTACCTGCCGCTTTTGGTGATGGAGGACAAAAAACTCCTGGAAAAACATGCTGCGGCACTGGGGCTCAAGGTCTCCATGCAGTTTCAGCGCTTTCCCACCTCCTCGCCCATGTATGATGACCTCGTAGCGGGCAGGATCGACTTTGCCTCGGGCGGCATATCCCAGTTGCTGACGAGTTGGGATAAAACCCACAATGATCCCACCCTCCAGGTCCGAGGCGTGGGAGCGTTGAACTCCATGCCCCTGTATCTCGTCTCCTCAAACCCTGACGTAAAGACGATCGCCGACTTCACAGTGAAGGACAAAATCGCTTTGCCCGCCGTCCGCACCTCGATCCAGGCCGTCATTCTGGCGATGGCGGCAGAGAAGGCATTCGGCAAAGACCAGGCTGACAAACTCGAGCCATTGACCGTATCCATGGGCCATCCGGAGGCAATGCAAGCCATTCTCAGCGGCAATTCCGGGATCGACGCCCATTTCGCCTCGGCGCCATTCATGTATGAAGAGTTGGCCAGACCCGGCATCCGCCGCCTGCTCGACAGCTACGAGGTGGTTGGTGGCCCCCATACTCATAATGTCGTTTGGACCACCACCAGATTTCGCGACGCGAATCCAAAAATCGTCACGGCTTTCGTCGATGCTCTTCAGGAAGCTCTCGATCAAATCAAAGCCGACCCGGCAGCTGCGGCGGCTCTTTATGTGAAAGTGGAAGGCATCAAGAATATGTCAGCCGCTCAGGTTGAAGAATTCCTGCGCCGGCCGGAAAACGAGTGGACGATCACGCCGAAGAAATTCATGCCGTTTGCCGCTTTTATGAATCAACAGGGCATCATTGCGAATAAGCCGGCAGATTGGCGCGAACTCTTCTTCGAGAATATTACAGACGGCAATTAGCCGCTAGTATAGAAAGTCGTACTCGGGTGCTTCACTATCCTTAGCTTCGGATCATCGGGAGGAAGCACATGTCAACCCTCAGGCCGACATTGTCGCGTGTGGTCCAAGAAAGACCAATACACGCTTCATTGAAGAAGTGGCTCCTGAGGTAGGATTCGAACCTACATTTTTGAGAGATTTTCTAGAGGGGCATCCTCAAACTGTTGCGGAAATTGTCGCGGAAAATAGAACCAAAGACCCACAAAGGCCAAGCATCGTGACTTTTCACGATTCCAATCCTTGACCATGAGCGGCCTTCCCGTGATCGTCACGGAATGGGTACGCGAACGGTCCTCGGAATGGCCATGAAGCGGGAATTTCTAGTCGGTGAACCCGCTTGGGCCACGGAGATTCCACAATACCCGCTTCCCCCTGGCCTTCAGGACGGAGCATTGCTGCGAATTGTGGATCAACAAGAGCGCGATCTCGTTCTACGCGATGAGGGGGGAAGGGAATGGACCATAGGCCATTGGAACGTAGATCCGGGATGGTACTTTCGCCTCGATGAGAAATGGTATCCCGAGACACACCCGGAATGTCAGACCGCGATCGCTTGGGAAATTGCCATTCTGAGGGGAGAACGATGGGCGCACTCGATTGAATCGATGCGGGAAAGCACCCTTGCACGTCTGGAAGCAATCCAAGCCAGATACCCCGAATGGAAAAGGCTACGGAAGGTGTGGGGTCTAGGACAGAAACCGAATAAACCACCCGGGAAACGATAGAGCC belongs to Terrimicrobium sacchariphilum and includes:
- a CDS encoding glycoside hydrolase family 5 protein yields the protein MKFRLAALVLTTLFALVPSRLSAEEAKSLISNGDFQKTGADTSWPADWEQDKEAPITWEKEEDTAFLKLVATQPEMTVQQTRTIDLPESTKGVDLGIRFRVEGFKFGTNAAGGPVFSKDMHFNYQFLDAEGNRVPKSGGGFVLDSHAKEWTDVNRRAMVPEGAKKLKIIVILNKLTAGTLEVARITATEAPEAEINAIKEAKAAAVQKAVEDEAAIPGILALPTKTEPLKVEGNRLVTPEGRQVLLQGVNVPSLEWSEKGERILLSIKVAIDDWKANVVRLPVHDDFWFGRGKGAKAKPNDAEAYRKIVDDAVKLAAARGAYIILDLHRYHAAPESAVDFWKDAASRYKDNPAVLFDIYNEPTNISWEIWRNGGDVTVKGKGGAPDTTFKSPGMQGLVDAIRSTGAKNIIIAGGINYAYDLTGVLNGFALDDKGGNGLMYATHFYNWHKDWENRFLKVAEKYPVLVGEFGADVKKMPFIPAKNQEDPATWVPDALAMVQKYNLNWTAFSLHPKATPVLISDWDYTPTSFWGVHVKDALSGKKFELGRLR
- a CDS encoding glycosyl hydrolase, whose protein sequence is MRWPDSFDFPRWPVAALLVLSGQMASAAFAEAIVVEAEEGRLHGGAVKSSETPGFSGNGYIGGFAKPGDAVDIPVETPEAGFYTLRIRYAAPEEKMNPVLVNGSIQRNGFYPKTEGFQWITVGRVALRKGENTVTLGTDWGYILADAVEVSPAPAPMPFQVADHPVNPNASAEARELYSRLRQRFGKYVLAGQQDEKGERRAYLASIAPGYVPVVVGFDLLNSSSAYGRPDGQIEKAREWASKGGIVSFSWHWFSPFGAQNEVWRSYSTNQTTFDAGKVMDEGSPEYQAVIKDMDGIADQLKVLRDARVPVLWRPLHEAEGRWFWWGAKGPEVTKRLYRLMYERFTKVHHLDNLLWVWTTTDSPVAEQWYPGDDCVDIVGADLYAPAGVRGTYLAVFDNLRQLYRGRKMIALTEVGAMPDPDALVAEDAGWLWFLVWDDYITRADTNPVDLIRKTYSHPHVLRLDAYTSGEKEN
- a CDS encoding DUF3008 family protein, coding for MPAKSKKQQMAAGAALSAKRGERKKTSLKGASKEMEKSMSEGELRDLAKTDRKKLPTKK
- a CDS encoding DUF2383 domain-containing protein, coding for MNTQHCIEVCNRLLRGEQSAVDAYTKAISTLEKDHTVPVELIAIQKDHEEAVSMLAENVRSMGGTPSTDAGAWGAFTSFVQGTANLMGDKSALTSLRAGETAGKMDYEAAVQDEGVMSSCKELILTELLPTTERHIASLDTLRI
- a CDS encoding LysR substrate-binding domain-containing protein, with product MPPLNTLRIFEVAARTSSYAEAGKELGLTHGAVSRQIKMLEEWLGQRLFVRIGRRMAATPAARAFAAEVSRSFDRMSLAAEACGRPAVRRLLRVNAPTTFAMRWLIPKLDLFHAEQPDIEVVITSATTLHDELRGGFDVAIRRGLAEAAMWPQYRAVHFLDERDTLIISPGLYDRLPLRCPVDVARHVLLASETRPGDWTDWLEHAKVAPSPDQARRVFDHFFITRQAVVDGLGIGIGPLPVLQADIDAGHLLTPFKEITVTRTGYVALTPFDGEKTSFLQTFLEWLIKEGAK
- a CDS encoding ABC transporter substrate-binding protein, producing MKITHLKNTLITMTALALAQSTAIARNEDGSNPDLGQRSLSTESEPKIVVIGGSTGFGISYLPLLVMEDKKLLEKHAAALGLKVSMQFQRFPTSSPMYDDLVAGRIDFASGGISQLLTSWDKTHNDPTLQVRGVGALNSMPLYLVSSNPDVKTIADFTVKDKIALPAVRTSIQAVILAMAAEKAFGKDQADKLEPLTVSMGHPEAMQAILSGNSGIDAHFASAPFMYEELARPGIRRLLDSYEVVGGPHTHNVVWTTTRFRDANPKIVTAFVDALQEALDQIKADPAAAAALYVKVEGIKNMSAAQVEEFLRRPENEWTITPKKFMPFAAFMNQQGIIANKPADWRELFFENITDGN